The Bradyrhizobium sp. CCBAU 051011 DNA segment GGCTTCGTCGCCATGCTCGGCGTTTCGCTTGGAGCGATCGGCTGGATCGGCGGCGTGCTGCCGCTGGCACTCACGGTGGCGCTGACCGCGCTCGAACTGTTGGTCGCATTCCTGCAGGCCTACGTGTTCGCGATCCTCACCTGCATCTACCTCAACGACGCCATTCATCCGGGACACTAAGCGGTCCGGGGAATTTCCACCCACACTTTGTCTTACCCTCTCAAGGAGCTCTAGAAATGGAACCGGCAGCAGCTAAACTTATCGGCGCGGGCATCGCATGCATCGGCATGGGCGGCGCAGGCGTCGGCGTGGGCATCATCTTCGGCAACTACCTTGCCGCGGCGGTGCGCAATCCTTCGGCTGCCCAGGGCCAGTTCGGCAACCTGATCTTCGGCTTCGCCGTGACCGAAGCGCTCGGCATTTTCTCGCTGCTGATCGCGCTGCTGCTGCTGTTCGTTCCGCTCTGAGCTGAACCTTCTCGCGCCGCCTCCGGGCGGCGCGCCTGATTGCAACAGGAGAACCCCGTGGCTGAAAAAAGTCATGGTACCCCGGCCAAGGGCACCGGCGCCCACACCGAAGCCGACGGCGGACACGGCGGAGGATTTCCTCCGTTCGAGTCGAGCACGTTTGCTTCGCAGCTGGTCTCGCTCGCCATCGCGTTCGTCGCGCTCTACGTCATCGTCTCTCGCATCGCGCTGCCGCGCGTCGAAAGCGTGATCGACGCGCGTCAAAACGCGATCGAGGGCGATCTGGCGGCGGCGCAGAAGTTCAAGGACGAGTCGGACGCGGCGCTGAAGGCGTACGAGACCGAACTCGCCTCCGCCCGCACCCGCGCGCAGGCCATCGGCAACGAGACCCGCGAGAAGCTGAATGCGGCTGCGGAAGCCGAGCGCAAGACGCTGGAAGACCAGCTCAACGCCAAGCTTGCCGCCGCCGAGAAGCAGATCGCGGCGACGCGGCAAACCGCGATGAGCAATGTCCGCGGCATCGCCGCGGATGCGGCCGGCGCGATCGTCCAGCGTCTCACCGGCGTGCTGCCCGACAGCAAGGCGGTGAGCAGCGCCGTCGACGCTTCGTTGAAGGGATAGACCGATGTTCACCCAACCGGAAACCTGGGTCGCAATCGCCTTCATCATCCTGCTGGTGCTGTTTGCCTATCTCGGCATCCACAAGACGGTGCTGACGGCGCTCGATCATCGCAGCGAACGCATCAAGGCCGAACTTGACGACGCCCGCCGTCTGAAAGAGGAGGCCGCCAAGCTGCTCGGCGAGTACCAGACTCGCCGCGCCAGCGCCGAGCGCGAGGCCGAGGAGATCGTCGCCAACGCCAAAGCCGAGGCCGAGCGCATCGCGACCGAAGCCAAGGCCAAGATGGAAGACTTCGTCGCCCGCCGCACCAAGACCGCCGAAGGCAAGATCGCACTTGCCGAGGCCCAGGCTTTGGCTGACGTCCGTGCCGCCGCCGCCAACGCCGCGGTCGAAGCCGCCTCGACCATCCTGTCGAAGTCGGTCAAGGGCTCGGTCGCCGACGACCTGCTCGCCAAGGGCATTGCGGAAGTTCGCGCCAAGCTGAACTGAGCGCTTTTCACCACCAATCAAAAGCCGGCGCGAGACGATCGCGCCGGCTTTTTTATTGCTTCTTCTTTTTCGGCGTCGGGCGCTCGGGCTTCAGGGCCTGCGGGTCGAAGCCGATATAGAAGATGTAGCTGTCGCCGGCGGCGCCGGGGGGCACCGGGTAAGTGAGATCTTCGGCGACCAGCGTGAACGGCTCGCTGCCGCTTTCGGTCATGTTGACCGTGGTCTGGTATGCCTTGGTGGCGATGGTCTTCTCGGACACGCCGCCGTGCACCACCGCGACGCGAATCGGAACCTGGACCGCGGCCGGGGCGCCGGCAGGACCGGCGATGACGCGGCCCTGAATGCCGATCCGTGCCGTGATGAGGCCGCCATTGAGGCTGCATTCGCGGGCCATCTTGCTGATCGTCGCCTGGAAGCGCAGGTCGTTGCCGACCGGCTGCTTGCCGGGCGCTCCGACCGCGTAGGTGGATGCCCCCGCCCTGACCGTGACCGGCGGACAGGTCAGATCGCCCGTATCCTGCGGAGCCGCCGCCGGCGCATTCGCAGCCGGCTCCTCGTCCGACTTGCCGCCGAACAGGCTCTTGAAACGATCGGACAGCGATTGCGCCGATGCCGGCGCAGCCGTCAGGCACGCCAGCCCGCCCGCGACCGCAGCCACCACCGCGATCCTGACCAAACGATTGTCACCCATGCGACGTCCCTGACATCCCATCGTCATTGTTCCCGGCGGCGTTATAGCAGCCCAATGGCGGCGAACCCAAGGCACCAAAACGGCTTAGAAATCAGCGCTTCAGCCGCGAAAATCCTCGTGCAGCAGGCCGAACAGCAGATGGTCCTGCCAGACCCCGTTGATGCAGAGATAGCGCCGCGCCAGCCCCTCGCGGGTGAAGCCGCATTTCTCCAGCACCCGGATCGACGGCGAATTGGAGGGAATGCAGGCGGCCTCGATGCGATGCAAATTGAGCTCGCCGAACAGCGTCGGCAGCAGCACCCGCAAGGCCGCGGTCATGTAGCCGCGATGGGCGTGGGGTTCGCCAACCCAATAGCCGATGGTGCCGGCCTGCACGATGCCGCGGCGGACATTGGCAAGGGTGATGCCGCCGATCATGACGCCATCCGCCTCGCGGAAGATGATGAACGGATAGGACCGGTCGGCGGCGATATCCTCGGCGTAGCGGCGCAACCGGCGGCGAAAGCCGGCGCGGGTCAGATCGTCCGACGGCCAGATCGGTTCCCATGGCGTCAGGTAGGCGCGGCTCGATTCGCGCAATTGCGCCCATTGCGGGAAATCCGACATCTGCGGCGCACGCAGCAGGAGGCCGCGGCCGCGCGGCACAAGCGCGGCAGGTCCGCTGGTTGGCAACCGAAACAGGGCCATGCCCACTCTCCCGCCCGAACTACTCGCCCTCACCCCGCCCCTTGCGGGCAGAGGTCAGGACTTAATGCAGAAGCGTCTTCGCCTTCGACCGCGTCAATCCTTCCGCAAAAGATACCGCCGTGTCCAGACCCCTGCCGCTGCCCAGTGCGACGACCGCCGGCCGGCTACGCGACAATAGCGCGTGGGCTGCGCTTTGGGTGGATTCGACGCTGACGGCGTCGATTCGCGCCACCAGTTCTTCCACCGTCAGGGGACGGCCATAGGCCAAAATGTGCCGCGCCAATTGTTCGGCCCGGGACGAGCAGCTTTCCAGCGCCATCAACAGGCCCGCCTTCATCTGCGCCTTGGCGCGGGCGATTTCGGCTTCGGTGAGGGTTTCCACCGCATCATTGATGACGTCGACGATCACTTCCATCATTTCCGGCGCGTCGCCGGGATCGGTGCCGGTGTAAAGGCCGAAAAAGCCGGTGTCGGCATAGGGCGCGTGGAAGGTGTAGATCGAGTAGCACAGGCCGCGCTTCTCGCGCACTTCCTGGAACAGCCGCGACGACATTCCGCCGCCGAGCATATTGGTGAAGACCTGCAGCGAGAACAGCGACAGGTCGGTCTGCGGCACGCCTTCCAGCGCCAGCGTCAGGTGCGCCTGTTCGAGGTCGCGGTGCACCACGCGCGAGCCGCCCTGGCCGAACATCGCCGGTTGCGGCTTCGGCCCGGGCGTGGCGTCGAAGCTGGCAAATTTCTGCGCTGCTTCCTCCACCACGCGCTTGTGGTCAACAGCACCGGCGGCCGCCACCACCATGTCGGGCCCGCGGTAATGCGTGGAGAGATAGCCGCGCAGCATGTCGCGATCGAATTTCTTCAGCGTCTTGGCGGTGCCGAGCAGCGAGCGGCCCATCGGCTGGTCCGGAAAGCAGAGTTCGTTGAGGTGCTCGAACACGACGTCATCAGGCGTATCCTGCGCCGCGCCGATTTCCTGCACGATGACGCTCTTCTCGCGCTCGAGCTCATCGGGCACGAAGGACGGGTTGGTGAGGATGTCGGAGAGCACATCGAGCGCGAGCGGCACGTCGGCCTTCATCACCCGCGCATAATAGGCCGTGGTCTCGGTCGAGGTGCCAGCGTTGAGATCGCCGCCGACCGCCTCGATCTCCTCGACAATCTCGCGCGAGGAGCGCCGCGTCGTGCCCTTGAAAGCCATGTGTTCGAGCAGATGCGAGATGCCGTGCTCGTTTGGCTTTTCGTCGCGGCCGCCGACACCGGCCCAGACGCCGAGCGCCGCGGTTTCCAGATGCGGCATGGTGTCGGTGACGACGGTCAGGCCGGACGGCAGCTTGGTCACGTCGACACTCATCCGGTTACTCCCTGCTTCGCGGCACGGCTCACCGAGCGCACGAATCGCTCCACTTCGGCTGAATCGTTTTTCATCACCGTGATGTGTTCGGATTTGGTCATCAGGCCGTCGAGCCAGGCCGGCAGTTGCGGCCGCACGCCGCAGGCGGCTTCCACGGCATCGGGGAACTTGGCCGGATGCGCGGTCGACAGCACGATGTTGGGGATCTTCGAATCCGAGGTGTCGCGATCGGCCACCGCCAGCGCCACCGCGGTATGGGGATCGACGAGTTCGCCGGCCTCGCGCCAGGCGGTGCGGATCGCGGCCGAGGTTTCGGTCTCGTCGGCGCGGCCGGCGTCAAACTCCTCGCGGATCGCGGCCAGCATGGCATCCGGCAGCACGAAGCGGCCGGACTGCTTCAGCGAGGCCATCAGCCGGCGGACGCTGTCAGCATCGCGGCGGCTCGCCTCGAACAGCAGCCGCTCGAAATTCGAGGAGACCTGGATGTCCATCGAGGGCGAAGCAGAGGCGTGAACTTCGCGCACTTCATAGATGCCGGTTTTGAGCGTGCGCGGCAGGATGTCGTTGATGTTGGAGGCGATGCGGAGCCAGCGCACCGGCAGGCCCATTTTCTTGGCGACGTAGCCTGCAAAAATGTCGCCGAAATTGCCGGTCGGCACGGTAAAATCAACCGTGCGCGCGGGCGCGCCGAGCGCGACGGCCGAGGTGAAATAGTACACCACCTGGGCGACGATCCGAGCCCAGTTGATCGAGTTGACGCCCGACAGCGAGACCGCGTCGCGAAAGCCGTGATGGTTGAACATCGACTTCAGGATAGCCTGGCAATCGTCGAACGTGCCCTCGATCGCCAGCGCATGCACGTTGGCGGCGCCGGTCGTCGTCATCATCCGCCGCTGCACGTCGGAGATGCGCCCGTTCGGGAACAGCACGACCAGATCGACATTGTCGAGACCCGCGAACGCATCGACCGCGGCGCCGCCGGTGTCGCCCGAGGTCGCAACCACGATGGTGGTGCGCTGGTTGCGCTTGGCCAGCACGTGATCCATCAGCCGCGAGATCAACTGCATCGCGACGTCCTTGAACGCCAGCGTCGGGCCGTGGAACAGCTCCAGCACGAACTGGTTGGGGCTGACCTGATTCAGCGGCACCACCGCGGGATGGCGGAATGTGGCGTAGGCCTCATTCGCCATGCGACCGAGATCGGCGTCGGAGATTTCGCCTGCGGCAAACGGCTTGATCACGTCGACGGCGACTTCCCAATAGGGCCGGCCGAAGAAGGAGGCGATGGCCTCGCGCGATAGTTGCGGCCAGACCTCGGGCACATAGAGGCCGCCGTCGCGGGCGAGCCCGGTCAGCATCACATCGCAGAAACCCAGAACGGGGGCTTCCCCCCGCGTCGAAATATAGCGCGTCAAACCACCCTCCAAAGGCGCCAGCCCTATGCCAAGCCTTTGATACTGATCATGAATTAGATTTCGCCAAGCGCGAGGCGAGGAGTCACCATAAAGCGTTTTTGTGCCGAGGGGAAATGGCTCTTGGGCGAAAAAGGAAGGGCGCAGCTACCGCAAAATGCGCAATTGTCCATATGCGTTATTGCGAGCGCAGCGAAGCAATCCAGGTCCCGGCTCGGGGATGGATGGATTGCTTCGCGGAGCCTGTCATCACTGCGCGAGCGCAATTGCGCTCGTCGCGGGGCGCGCATTCGCGCGACCCGTTGGCTCGCAATGACGGAGGATGCAGTTTCGCGACCTCGCGACCCCTGCGCCCGACGGTTGCATCTCTCATTTGTAGGAGCGGGCAGAGCGCCCTCACCCGTACCGAAGCGCTTCGACCGGATCGAGCCGCGCGGCGCGCCAGGAGGGATAGAGCGTGGCGAGGAACGACAGCGTCAATGCCATGACCACAACGGCGGCGGTCTCTCCAAAATCGATCTCTGCCGGCAGCTTCGACAAGAAGTAGAGTTTTGGCGGAAACAGCTCGGTATTGGTGATCCAGGACAGAAATTGCCGGATCGTTTCGATATTCAGACAAACCAGCATGCCGACGAGCAATCCGGTCATCGTGCCGAGCACGCCGATCGCAGCACCTGCGATCAGGAACACCCGCATGATCGCGCCGCGCGAGGCGCCGACGGTGCGCAGAATGGCGATGTCGCTGCCCTTGTCCTTCACCAGCATGATCAGGCCCGACACGATGTTCAGCGCGGCGACCAGCACGATCAAGGTCAGGATCAGGAACATGACATTGCGTTCGACCTGGAGCGCTGCGAAGAAGGCCGAGGTCCGCCGCCTCCAATCGACCAGGAACACCGGCCGCCCTGCCGCGTCAGCCACCGGCCTGCGAAAACTGTCGACCTTGTCCGGGCTGCCTTCGATGAAAACTTCGATGGCGCTCACGTCATTGCCACGGTTGAAATAGGCCTGTGCCTCGGCGAGCGGCAGAAACACCATGACGGAATCATATTCCGACATGTCGATGCTGAACACCGCCGCAACCTTGTACGGCTTGATACGGGCGTTCGTGCCCTTCGACTTCACGGCTCCATCCGGCGCGACCAGCGTGATGTTGTCGCCGGCACGCAGCGACAATTGATCGGCAAGCCGGCGGCCGATGGCGACCCCCTGCCCCTGATTGAACCCATCCAGCGAGCCCTGCTGGATGTTGCCGGCGATCGCGGCGAGTTTGTTCAGATCATCGGAGCGAATGCCGCGAATGAGGACGCCGGAAGCATTGTGCGCCGACGATGCCAGCGCCGGGCCGTCCACGACGGGAGCGGCGAGCTTGATGTCTGGAACCCGCCTGATGCGCTCCGTAACATCCTCCCAGTCCGTCAGCGGCGACTCCAGCGGCTGCACCAGAAGATGGCCGTTCAGGCCGACGATCTTGTCCACCAGTTCCTTGCGGAAGCCGTTCATGACGGCCATCACGATAATCAGCGTCGCCACGCCGAGCATGATGCCGAGGAAGGAAAAACCGGCGATGACGGAAATGAAGCCTTCCTTGCGCCGCGCCCGCAAGTAGCGCCCGGACACGAGCCATTCGAATGCCGAAAACGGCAGGGGACGCGGGACCTTTTCCATGGTCCATTCATAGCGCGTTTTCGGGACGATTCGTGCGCCAGCTTCAAAGAATGAGCTTCATCCACCGCCATATTCCCGCCATTCCGGGAGCGGCAGCAAAGCGAGCGGCGCTGCGTCAAGCTCTTCTTCGGGACATCAAGTCCGATACTGTTCGTCGCTGACTTTTTCCATCCAGTCGACGGCCTTGCCGTCGAGCCGCTCCTGAATGGCAATGTGCGTCATCGCCGTTGCCGGCGTCGCGCCATGCCAGTGTTTTTCGCCCGGCGGAAACCAGATGACGTCGCCCGGATGAATTTCCTCGACGCGCCCGCCCCAGACCTGCACCCAGCCGCGGCCGGAGGTGACGATCAACGTTTGGCCCAGCGGATGGGTGTGCCATGCCGTGCGCGCGCCCGGCTCGAATGTGACGTGGGCGCCGGCGACGCGCGCGGGATTTGCGGCCTGGAATAGCGGGTCGACGCGCACGCTGCCGGTGAAGTATTCCGCAGGCCCCTTGCCGGACGGCTGTGAGCCGCTTCGCTTGATTTCCATCGTTGCGCTCCTTGCTTTTGCCCGGACAGGGGGCGTGGCGCCAGCCACCAACACGGCGAGGCCGGTGGCTGCGATGAGGCCTCGTCGCGTGATCATGGCGCTCCCAGGATTGGTGTCGGCGGTTCGATATCCTTGGCAGTTCAACCCACGTCCGGCATCTGCTCCAGCAGCTTGTCGAGTGTGATCGGATAATCGCGCACCCGGACGCCGGTCGCGTTGTAGACCGCGTTGGCAACCGCGGCCGCTACACCGCAGATGCCGAGCTCGGCGACGCCCTTGGCCTTCATCGGCGACGACATCGGATCGGTCTCATCGAGGAAGAACATGTCCTGATGCGGAATGTCGGCATGAACCGGCACTTCATAGCCGGCGAGGTCATGGTTGACGAAGAAGCCGGCCCGCTTGTCGACCACGAGCTCCTCCATCAGCGCCGCGCCAACGCCCATCGTCATCGCCCCGATCACCTGGCTGCGGGCCGTCTTCGGATTGAGAATACGGCCAGCGGCGCATACCGCCAGCATCCGGCGCA contains these protein-coding regions:
- a CDS encoding F0F1 ATP synthase subunit C, with amino-acid sequence MEPAAAKLIGAGIACIGMGGAGVGVGIIFGNYLAAAVRNPSAAQGQFGNLIFGFAVTEALGIFSLLIALLLLFVPL
- a CDS encoding F0F1 ATP synthase subunit B', giving the protein MAEKSHGTPAKGTGAHTEADGGHGGGFPPFESSTFASQLVSLAIAFVALYVIVSRIALPRVESVIDARQNAIEGDLAAAQKFKDESDAALKAYETELASARTRAQAIGNETREKLNAAAEAERKTLEDQLNAKLAAAEKQIAATRQTAMSNVRGIAADAAGAIVQRLTGVLPDSKAVSSAVDASLKG
- a CDS encoding ATP F0F1 synthase subunit B (Produces ATP from ADP in the presence of a proton gradient across the membrane. Subunit B is part of the membrane proton channel.) translates to MFTQPETWVAIAFIILLVLFAYLGIHKTVLTALDHRSERIKAELDDARRLKEEAAKLLGEYQTRRASAEREAEEIVANAKAEAERIATEAKAKMEDFVARRTKTAEGKIALAEAQALADVRAAAANAAVEAASTILSKSVKGSVADDLLAKGIAEVRAKLN
- a CDS encoding GNAT family N-acetyltransferase, whose product is MALFRLPTSGPAALVPRGRGLLLRAPQMSDFPQWAQLRESSRAYLTPWEPIWPSDDLTRAGFRRRLRRYAEDIAADRSYPFIIFREADGVMIGGITLANVRRGIVQAGTIGYWVGEPHAHRGYMTAALRVLLPTLFGELNLHRIEAACIPSNSPSIRVLEKCGFTREGLARRYLCINGVWQDHLLFGLLHEDFRG
- a CDS encoding pitrilysin family protein; this translates as MSVDVTKLPSGLTVVTDTMPHLETAALGVWAGVGGRDEKPNEHGISHLLEHMAFKGTTRRSSREIVEEIEAVGGDLNAGTSTETTAYYARVMKADVPLALDVLSDILTNPSFVPDELEREKSVIVQEIGAAQDTPDDVVFEHLNELCFPDQPMGRSLLGTAKTLKKFDRDMLRGYLSTHYRGPDMVVAAAGAVDHKRVVEEAAQKFASFDATPGPKPQPAMFGQGGSRVVHRDLEQAHLTLALEGVPQTDLSLFSLQVFTNMLGGGMSSRLFQEVREKRGLCYSIYTFHAPYADTGFFGLYTGTDPGDAPEMMEVIVDVINDAVETLTEAEIARAKAQMKAGLLMALESCSSRAEQLARHILAYGRPLTVEELVARIDAVSVESTQSAAHALLSRSRPAVVALGSGRGLDTAVSFAEGLTRSKAKTLLH
- the thrC gene encoding threonine synthase; translation: MTRYISTRGEAPVLGFCDVMLTGLARDGGLYVPEVWPQLSREAIASFFGRPYWEVAVDVIKPFAAGEISDADLGRMANEAYATFRHPAVVPLNQVSPNQFVLELFHGPTLAFKDVAMQLISRLMDHVLAKRNQRTTIVVATSGDTGGAAVDAFAGLDNVDLVVLFPNGRISDVQRRMMTTTGAANVHALAIEGTFDDCQAILKSMFNHHGFRDAVSLSGVNSINWARIVAQVVYYFTSAVALGAPARTVDFTVPTGNFGDIFAGYVAKKMGLPVRWLRIASNINDILPRTLKTGIYEVREVHASASPSMDIQVSSNFERLLFEASRRDADSVRRLMASLKQSGRFVLPDAMLAAIREEFDAGRADETETSAAIRTAWREAGELVDPHTAVALAVADRDTSDSKIPNIVLSTAHPAKFPDAVEAACGVRPQLPAWLDGLMTKSEHITVMKNDSAEVERFVRSVSRAAKQGVTG
- a CDS encoding lipoprotein-releasing ABC transporter permease subunit — encoded protein: MEKVPRPLPFSAFEWLVSGRYLRARRKEGFISVIAGFSFLGIMLGVATLIIVMAVMNGFRKELVDKIVGLNGHLLVQPLESPLTDWEDVTERIRRVPDIKLAAPVVDGPALASSAHNASGVLIRGIRSDDLNKLAAIAGNIQQGSLDGFNQGQGVAIGRRLADQLSLRAGDNITLVAPDGAVKSKGTNARIKPYKVAAVFSIDMSEYDSVMVFLPLAEAQAYFNRGNDVSAIEVFIEGSPDKVDSFRRPVADAAGRPVFLVDWRRRTSAFFAALQVERNVMFLILTLIVLVAALNIVSGLIMLVKDKGSDIAILRTVGASRGAIMRVFLIAGAAIGVLGTMTGLLVGMLVCLNIETIRQFLSWITNTELFPPKLYFLSKLPAEIDFGETAAVVVMALTLSFLATLYPSWRAARLDPVEALRYG
- a CDS encoding cupin domain-containing protein; amino-acid sequence: MEIKRSGSQPSGKGPAEYFTGSVRVDPLFQAANPARVAGAHVTFEPGARTAWHTHPLGQTLIVTSGRGWVQVWGGRVEEIHPGDVIWFPPGEKHWHGATPATAMTHIAIQERLDGKAVDWMEKVSDEQYRT